One genomic window of Solanum dulcamara chromosome 12, daSolDulc1.2, whole genome shotgun sequence includes the following:
- the LOC129875768 gene encoding uncharacterized protein LOC129875768, with translation MLCDLGASIKLMPLTVFRQLGLGAPKSKLMHLLMADHTVKKPMGIIYDLLVKVESFIFSADFIILDCEVDFDVSIILGRPFLATEQIPIEERLGVEALASVIMNFDIDHTGEYDEIVCALNGLGTFNHAPKRLDLDLKNRATLPAKPSIEEPPILEVKALPSHL, from the exons ATGTTGTGTGACTTGGGTGCTAGCATTAAATTGATGCCACTCACAGTGTTTCGACAATTGGGCTTAGGAGCCCCCAAATCAAAGTTAATGCATCTCTTGATGGCAGATCATACTGTGAAAAAACCCATGGGAATTATTTATGATCTTCTAGTAAAGGTCGAATCATTCATATTTTCTGCCGACTTCATCATTCTTGATTGCGAGGTAGACTTTGATGTTTCTATCATTCTGGGTAGACCATTCTTGGCAACCGAAC AAATACCTATTGAAGAGAGGTTAGGGGTTGAAGCTCTAGCTTCTGTCATCATGAACTTTGATATAGATCACACTGGAGAGTATGATGAGATTGTATGTGCACTTAATGGACTTGGGACTTTCAATCATGCACCTAAGAGACTCGACTTAGACTTAAAGAATAGAGCAACTCTACCAGCGAAGCCATCCATCGAGGAACCTCCAATTTTAGAAGTCAAAGCGCTACCATCTCACTTGTAA